The Lolium rigidum isolate FL_2022 chromosome 1, APGP_CSIRO_Lrig_0.1, whole genome shotgun sequence region ctaagcttagggaagctggttttgatgagcatgatatttttagtcccccaagttttgaggagaaaattttctttgatgatactttacctcctatttatgatgattataatgatagtggtattttggtgccacctactatggagtataaaggttattatgattataccatggctacaatttatgatgattacaatgatggttatggtagttttactcccactattactaataaaattgattatgcttatgtggagagtaataattttatgcatgtagctcatgataagaatgttttatgtgatagttatattgttgagtttgttcatgatgctactgaaagttattatgagagagggaaacatggttatatgcatcttaataatattaagtttcccctctttatgttgagaatcttgaagttgcgcttgtgttgcctttctatgcttgtcgcattatgcttacatgacttgtttatttacaagaatccttttcataggaagtgggttaggcttaaatgtgttttgaatttgcttcttgatgctctcttttacttcaactcttatttcttgcgcgagcatcataaaaattactgagcccatcttaatggctataaagaaagcacttcttgggagataacccatgtgtttattttgctactgttttgttttgtcttggaagttgttactactgtagcaacctctccttatctttattttattgcattgttgtgccaagtaaagtctttgatagcaaggttgatactagatttggattgctgcgtagaaacagatttcttactgtcacgaatttgagtagaactctctgtaggtaactcagaaaaatctgccaattttcgtgtgtgatccccagatatgtacgcaactttcattcaatttgagcattttcatctgagcaagttaagtgcccctgaaaaattcgtctttacggactgttctgttttgacagattctgccttttatttcgcattgcctcttttactgtgttgagtcgatttctttgttccattaagtttcagtagctttgggcaatgtccagaagtgttaagaatgattgtgttacctctgaacatgtgaattttttattatgcactaaccctctaatgagtttgtttcgagtttggtgcggaggaagttttcaaggatcaagagaggaggatgatacaatatgatcaagaagagtgaaaagtctaagcttggggatgcccccgtggttcatccctgcatatttcaagaagacccaagcatctaagcttggggatgcccaaggcatccccttcttcatcgacaacttatcaggtcacctctagtgaaactatatttttattccgtcacatcttatgtactttacttggagcgtctgtgtgcttttattttcgtttttttctattttcattctctgaataaattcattcttatgtgggagagagacacgctccgctttttcatatgaacactagtgttcttcgcttttacttttaatgttcatggcggagttgaaaaccgcttcgttaattgctatttgggtggaaacagaaaatacttcatgtggtaaatggtatatggttttgaataatttgatacttggcaattgttgtgctcaaatagatcatgtttaagctcttgcatcatgtactttgcacctattaatgaagaactactatagagcttgttgaaatttggtttgcatgattggtctctctaaagtctagatattttctggtgaggtgtttgaacaacaaggaagacgaatgtagagtcttataatgcttgcaatatgttcttatgtaagttttgctgtaccggttcatacttgtgtttgcttcaaacaaccttgctagccaaagccttgtattgagagggaatacttctcgtgcatccaaatccttgagccaaaaactatgccatttgtgtccaccatacctacctactacatggtatttctctgccattccaaagtaaattacttgagtgctacctttaaaatttcattccttgtctttgcaatacataggtcatgggaaaatagcttaaaaactattgtggtattgaatatgtcgctatgtatcttatttcttataagttgcttgttgagcggtaaccatgtttctggggacgccatcaactattacacctttgttgaatatcatgtgagttgctatgcatgttcgtcttgtccgaagtaagggcgattttcatgatcaaatggtttgagtatgcatattgttagagaagaacattgggccgctaactaaagccatgaatcatggtggaagtttcggtttggacactaatcctcaatctcttatgggaatattatctcgttgttgaatgcttatgcattaaagaggagtccattatctgttttctatgttgtcccggtatggatgtccttagttgagatctatcaaaaacgagaaatcaaatgcgatctatctccttggacctttgtacaggaggcatagaggtacccctttgtgacacttggttgaaacatatgttatgcaatgataatccatgttaatccaagctaattaggacaaggtgcgagcactattggtattctatgcatgaggcttgcaacttataggatgtcttatgcataacacatatgaattattactaccgttgacaaaattgtttctatgttttcaaaataaaagctctagcacaaaaatagtaatccatgcttccctctgcgaagggtcattcttttacttcatgttgagtcagtttacctacttctttctatcttaggagcaaacacttgtgtcaactgtgtgcattgattctaacatgtttacttattgcacttgttattttgctttatgttgacaactatccatgagatatacatgttacaagttgaaagcaattgctgaaacttaatcatcctttgtgttgcttcaatgtcttctactttgaatctattgctttatgagttaactcttatgcaagacttattgatgcttgtcttaaaagtactattcatgaaaagtctttgctatatgattcagttgtttagtcattatctttactattgcttcgaatcacttcatccacttcatatgctttacaatagtattgatcaagatcatgttggtagcatgtcacttaagaaattatccttgttatcgtttacctactcgagggcgagtaggaactaagcttggggatgcttgatacgtctccaatgtatctataatttcttgtgttccatgctagttttatgacaatacctacatgttttattcatactttatatcgttttgatgcattttccggaactaacctattaacaagatgccgaagtgccagttctgttttctgctgtttttggtttcagaaatcttacacaggaaatattctcggaattggacgaaattaatgcccacgatcttatatttcacggaaggtccagagcaccgaagaggggccagaggggagccaaggggtccccaccccacaaggcggcgcggccaaggggggggggcgcccccctatggtgtgggtcccctgggactccaccgacattgccccttcgcctataaagtctccccgacgcgaaaaccctaaaaagataagccacggtacgagaaaagttacgcagccgccgccatcgcgaagccaagattcgggggacagaagtctctgttccggcacgccgccgggacggggaattgcccccggaaggcatctccatcgacaccaccgccatcttcatcgccattgctatctcctatgatgaggagagagtagttctccctcgaggctaagggctgtaccggtagctatgtggttcatctctctctcccatgtgatctttatgtgatcatgagctttgtatcactattaatctatgtgctactctagtgatgttattaaagtagtctattcctccttcatgatgtaatgtggacagtgtgtgcatcatgtagtacttggcgtaggttatgatcgtgatctcttgtagattgtgaagttaactattactatgcactcggagttactttatatgaactccggaattactctctatggtgtgacagtgacagtgtttgcatcttgtgtgattcctttatgacgttgtggagcttgtttactccggcttgagggtgctctcgtagccctacacaatgaatggtgtttgttatccaacaatagagtctttgaaagtagcataagagaaaagaacttatttatttatgtgatcattgttgagagtgtccactagtgaaagtatgatccctaggccttgtttccaagcatcgaatcaccgtttatttactgttctactgcatgtttactcgctgccatctttatttcagattgctattaccactcacatccatccatatcacttgcattttactatctcttcgccgaactagtgcacctatacatctgacaagtgtattaggtgtgttggggacacaagagaattcttgtatcttaattgccgggttgcttgagagggatatctttgacctctacctccctgaattcgataaaccttgggtgatccacttaagggaaacttgctgctgttctacaaacctctgctcttggaggcccaacactgtctacaggaatagaagcgtgcgtagacatcacccttgTGGTGGATCAGATTAGATGGGGTGTTATGAAGAAAAGAGAATGATCATGATTGAAAAATAGCTGCTACAAATTTAAATTGACTTTACCTTTAGAAATATAGCGATGAATGTGAACCATCTCTTTTTTAATGAGGCCTCTTGCTACTCTCTCTTGTGATTTCTTGTTCGCATCAAGCAACCACACCGGTTTCTCGACAAGAACACATAGTATTTACTCTTAAATGAATTTGTGATGCATAGTGAAATATAAATATTCTTGAATCATTCACGTCTTTTGTCGATTTGTAGCAATCGCACGGGTACAGGGTACTTTGCGAGTGCACATAATAACATTGGAATCTTTGATCATGCATGCAATTTGGCACCGACTTAATACCATGTGTTAGGGACATCCCACATATATTTCTTCTTGACCACCCTCAAAGTAGATTTTTTTTAACATATATACACATGGGAGGAAAAGGAAACCATCCAAAACAGATAAaccaacaaacgaaacatgcaacaaCCCATCACACAAGCTCCAGATCCAgggtatatatatcttcatagttATTATTACCATCATCATCATGTAAGTATTATCTAGCTTCTCCTCAGATCAGATCAGACCAGGTCAGAAGAACCCGTAGTTGCTGAAGGCAAAGCTCCCGGCTGCGTAAGCGCTGAGCAGCTCGTTTCGTGGCGACCAGAGCTCCACCCTGAGCCCGACCCTCCTGAGCGCCTTGAGGATCTTGTTCCGGTTTGCGTACCCCGTCACCACCACCTTCTGGATGCTCGCCTCCACCTCCACTCTCTCCACCCCTGCACCCACACACAGCAGAATCAATTAACCATTTTTGTTGAGACAAAAGAAGTCTTATTGCCTCTGCACCCATGCACACAGCCGTATCAGTCAATGAATCGTAGCTACAGTGAGAAAGGCATCCACGACTATAGCTTTTGTAAAAGAAGAAAGGATCTATGCATCATCAGGTTGTTCAGATCTTCATGGATGAATGAATGCATGGGTGAAATGAAGTGACTTTAGTTTTAGATTTTACCTTTCACTTTGGACAGGCATTTCCGTACCCTCTTCTCATGCAGCGCCACCATCTCCACTTTCAGCTCGGTGCTCTGCGTGCATGGGGGAAATCAGGGAATGAGCGCAGGTtacgcatgcatgcacatgcactgaTCATCATCAGAAAAGGTACATGAAAAAAATAGTGGCAAATGTTTTTCGAAAAAAATCTCTGGGCAATTGTTGCATGAACATCTTGTGAAACAGAGTATATTACGACGCCCTCCGCTTCCAGGGCAGTGTAGGGTTTATGAAAGATAAAATGAGGATCATATTAAGCTCGCAACCGACATGCCCCGTTGGAAAAAAATGCACTATTGATAGAGAGACACTGCTGATAAATGGTCAATGTATGTAAAAAAAGGTGCATGAAGAGGCACATTCATCCTATTAGCGTCAAGTTCATCATTGCACAAACATCGGAAAAAAAGTAGAAACCAATACAACATCCCTGAATTACCATCATCTCTACGTTAGCAGCAACCAAAAGAACCACATTTAGTGTACAAACAAATTTTGATTAATTAGCAAGCCATACCTCCATCATTGAGCTGGCGATCGATCTTGCCTTCGAGACGATGGAAGGGGGGAGAAGAAGGGAACAAGATGAGGTCGATGGAGGAGGGCTCTTATAACAGAAGCAGCAGCTGAACAAGTTAGGGAAAAAGCAAAAAGAGCCAAAAGAACCACCGGCAGGATGTGATGAAGGGAAAAGGTTAAAGACGGTGTTCCAAGAGATTCCCTGGTGTTTTGAAGCTATTAGCTACAAGACCTAGCTAAACTGCTTTCCCTTTCCTAAAGGGAGATTAGGTCTACATGGAGAAGAGCGCGACCGGTGGTGGTCGTACCGATCGAGGCCTAGCTAGGTCTCTTGCTGCTACCTGCTACTCCTAATTTAGTTATCCCGGAGCTCAACTCTCAATGTTGATTTCAGCTACAGTTACAGATGCAAAAATATATATGTGCCTGTCTCTTCAGTGTTTCATGTCACCATGTGCTATCTACAGTTGCAGATGCAGATCGATATGGTTCAAGAAAGAGCCATTGGTCGTAGGGATCATGGCATGGACGTACGAACGCCATTGACGAGTCCAAGCCAAGCTTGCTTTTGAAGTGTAGCCTGGCTAGCTGGACCTGCAGTACAGATTGGAATGTCTGGAGATCTGCAGGACCTAATGGTTACAAAAAGAGCAAAAGCGCAAAAGGTAAAAGAAGCAATTagaaggaagcaaaagagagccgtGTGAGATCGACAGCAAATAGACCATGGTGCAAGTTTGGTATTTCTTGCCTTGGCTTCAGCGCTTCCCAGGCATAATAAGCTAGTAGCAGATGGACTCTGAGTCCTCGCAGCAGATGCATTTTATTCTGCAGGTTAAATTATTAACAGAGTCAATTATTTGCTTTCCCTTtctttttgccaagacaatttgctTTCAATTGATTCCAATCTAACAACACAATTATGAAAAGCTACTTCAAAGAAAAGGCTAATGATGCAATCCAACTAAAAGCCACACCATCTCAGCAGAGTAATTATCCCTGTTAAGAACTGATGAACTATTGAATTGATGCGTACATGGCGCATCAAAATGATCAGAGATAAACACAGAAGAACATATAGCATATAACAGTAAATGCATATATGGTAACCACTAGGAATTTTCTTATTTTCATTTCGACATTATTGATAGCCAATCCAGCTACAGACATCTCTCCAAACCTTATTACGCTGACAaaacttgctacctcttgatgcAGACATACATGCAGCAGATTACAAAACTTGGAGAAGAACAAATgaataaacaaaacaaaactgcTACCACGATATACCATCCACTGATCTCAAGCCTCGCTAACAAGCCACTAGCTGGCTATCTCACCTCATCTACTTTTGCAAACTGGATTTCCCAATTTTTGTAATGGAAATTTCTCGACATTGATTTTGTCCTAGACCCACATATTTCTGCAGGGCCTGGGGATGACATCCTTGAGCCGGACGACATCAATGTAGCCGGGGTAACCCTTGCAGGTCTCCTCATTGCAGTTGCCACCATGGATCTTGCCGTGCCGGAGGTAGCGAAGCTCGCTGCACGCGTTGCCAGGGATGACATGGTAGCCGACGTCCTCGATGGGGGTATGCTCGCTGCAGATGGCAGCGAAGGTGGCATCGTCCAAGGTGCCATCCCGGTAGACAATCATGCCGTCCTGGTCACTCCTCATAGCCCGGAAGACCTTGTCGAACACCCTGTCCTGTTTCGTTGTCACTGGCATGCACCTgatgagaaaaaaaaaacaatgcaagAATTGGAATTGGCTCTTTTATTCAGGATAGTTTTTAAGGAATACAAGTGGAAAAGGAAACACTGATCAACCATGGAACATCACAGACTTTTTTGTGCCTATGTTGAAGGGAGGTTGAGGACGCTAAAAATAGGTTTATTTGTTTTTGAAACCACAGACTTTTTACTTTACAGCAGGAAATGAAATGCTAAATTCCCGCGATTTTTTTGCATTCTCAACTCATCATAATTAATGGGGTCCATGGGGTAGTTCTAGGCCAACAAGGTAGTAACAAGTGCACTTTTGCCGATAACATATCACCCCATATTTAATTAGTATTTTAACTGATGTTCAATTATTGTACTGCAAACTTCTATAATCATTCTAACCTTTCCAGATTTTACTTGAAAGGAGCATAAAAAAATATTTGTACCATGCAAATTTAAAATCATGCAGGTCTAAAAGAAAGAGAAAGTTATAGTCGACCTTCTAGCTACTAGAAGGTGGTGATATGTCATGTCTGCGAGTTGCacccaagttcatctctttccgcCTCCTAGAGATCTTGGGaattatccaaaaaaaaaatcaacatataCAAATGTACATGCGGGGATACTAAGTACACTTGCAATTTTTTACTCTAgtaattttttttccatttgtGCTACTTACGAAGTATCTAGCGTTAGGGTGTACGAAAACGGTGGCATGGTTTAACCGCTTTCAGCTAATTCAAtttttcatactccctccgtcccatgaaacatgtTGGAAGTTTGTCTAAGTTCAGACGTATCAAGGCactactatttagtgtctagatatatttaaatttagataaactttcgACATGTTCCATGGAACGGAGAGAGTACTAGATTGGAAGTGCAGATTGGATTTGTGAAAGAAATTGAGCTAGCTCTCAGTAGCCGGTTTCCATGGTTTGACTTTTTCATGCCCTACTGAAGTTGTTATATTAGCTCTATATTAATTGTATCTTGTGCATAACTCACCCAATTTATAAGTACATTTAGTAACACGTAAGATCTTGAACATTTTTGTCATTTTAAAAATTGTAAACAACCTTTTGATCTTTTATTTTGTTTGGAAGGGGGGGGGGTATGTGAGCTTGATGTGAAATAACAACAACAAGGTCAATCCTAATATCTTGGAAAGTGACGGTGTCAAGCATCCAATGACTATGAGTGCCTATATAATCATGTCACTTTCTCTCGATATGGTAAGTTAGAAGATTAGCAAGCAAGGATGTAAGAGCAACAAATGGGAACGTATTAATCTAGCTTCCTAAATGAGTATACTTTTATTTTAATAGGATACCTCAGTATCTCCAAAAGCCAAATATTTTTGCGTTCAACTATGAGTAGGATTAAATATGTACCCGACATAATCAAACAGTTGTATCATTGTACATTAGTCCTTATTATAGTTCGTATAAAATCATTTTGTTTGCAATATCTAAGCCGTTTGGGGGTAAAAATGTAAATAGCATGTTGAAtttcataatgtttaagaactttTAATTTTTGGCGCAACAACCACGAATGTGGGTCGACCATACATCTTATAACCCGCAACAATGAAATACGATCCAAAACCAACAAACAAAGAGTAAATATGAAACACTTTAAGTAAATAACATCATACAAACTTATCTAGTTGTCATTGTGCAAAACAGTCGACAATAGGACAATTTGTGTAgcgtttaaaaatatttaaatagTTTGGCTTTTATTTTGAGAATGTTACTTCTGCAGAAGATTTAGAGATAATTATGAGTTGGGTATTATAGTGAAACCAGAATCAGCAAAAAGAAGATTTGATTTGTGCAAATATTGGATGTGTTAATGAGAATCCATGTGCTAAATCTGATTTGACCCATAAAATTTAAAAGTTCAAGTATTTTACATACTTCAAACTTACGAAATTTGATATTAATtccaatttttatttatttttcctttttcacAATAGTTTATCAATTAGATATTTTATACTTACGTTGAGATACTAGGTCTAACCACTTGTTTTATTTATAATCTATACTAGGCTCTATAATTGGGGAAATAACAACTAGATTTTGAAACGACACAAAGAATACAATCTCAACATCATCATCAATGGCCTAGACTGGCCTAAAAATTATGCCTCAACATCCTCCTTGGCCTACCCCATCGGGACTCTTCTAGGAGTTGTGCGTCGGCGATATACAAAAAATGGTACTAGAAGGTTCACCACTGATGGATGGGCTTGCAAAATGTTGTCACCCACGCAACAAGGTGGCCTTAGTGATGTCAAACAATTCAGGTACTGCTTAACGCCAATTTCGTTGGGACTAGAACAAACGGTGTAGAAAAAGGAAACAAATCAATGGCTAATCTCATCGAAGATAGAAGATGCATGGGTTGATGATTTACAACCATAATAAGATCGTGCAGCTAGGGTGATCCAATTTGTCAGCCTCTGGATCAAGGCGCAAGCGAAGCAACTGATTTGTTATCTGTATATACAGCACAGCAGGAGCAGATGTATGTGGTGTTTTACTGCGGAAGACGTAGTACGTTGTTTCCTTTCATCGTGGGTTCACAACCTAACTGGTGATGGCACAAATGAGAAGCTGCGGTCGGCAACACCAACGCTGGTGACCGTGAGTTACTGCGCATTTTTTCTGAAGTTATCAGGATAGCGAAGACATGGTGTGTCTGTAACCATTCATTCAGAGATCAAGGGGTAGAGGGAGTCAACGGAAGGCGCCACCTCTTGGGCCGCTGTAGGAGCAGAGAGCTGAATTTGTTTCGGGTGAGGTGTATGTATATGCCTTCAAATTTCCATGGCCTCGCGTACAATAAATACAGGTACAGGTATCTTGTTTGTTCTGTTTTACTGGTTTCCTATTCTGGTGCTATTATTATAAGcgaacaaaaaaagaaaagaaaagaaaagaaaaggaaagagagagagagaaaaggtcGGAACCTGACGTGGAAGAGGTTGGGCACGCGGGCGGCGCCGAGGTAGACCTCGACGGCTCCGAGGAAGGCCTGGTAGGTGCGGATGTGCAGCGCGTCGACGCGCGGGTACGGCAGGCGCGGCCGCGGGCCCGTCCAGCCGACCACCGCATTACTCCCGGCGCCGGAGCCGAGGAAGGCGTACTCCCTCCACCGCACCGGAACCTGCTGCTGTTGCGGCTGCGGCTGATCCTGCGGTTGCGGGTGCGGGTCTGGCGGCATGGGCAGCGCGACGAAGCCGGCGTCGGCGAGGATGGGGTCGAGGTCGTCGTGGGTCATTATGGGGCGGAAGGTGGCCGTGTGCCAGAGggcgagcttcttggccgcctccTGCACCGTCAGCCGTATGTCCCTGCTGTTCCTCTCGCCCGGCCTgccgccgcccccggccgccGACGACGCCATGGGTGGGGTGGACCGACGAAGCGGGGGTTTATCGAGGGGACAAGCGGGGACGGCTCCTTGGCGTTGTTTATGCCTGCGCGAGCCACAGGCagatatagagagagagagagagagagattgtttTGAATCAATCAAAAGATTTCTTCTGGAGAGGAAAATAAAAGGGAAGGAGGGAGCAGGGGAAGGTGGAGACGAGAGAGGGGCTGCATTGGGATTCTCTCGCGAATTTTCAAGCCGTGAT contains the following coding sequences:
- the LOC124703301 gene encoding heavy metal-associated isoprenylated plant protein 28-like, coding for MMESTELKVEMVALHEKRVRKCLSKVKGVERVEVEASIQKVVVTGYANRNKILKALRRVGLRVELWSPRNELLSAYAAGSFAFSNYGFF
- the LOC124703311 gene encoding uncharacterized protein LOC124703311; protein product: MASSAAGGGGRPGERNSRDIRLTVQEAAKKLALWHTATFRPIMTHDDLDPILADAGFVALPMPPDPHPQPQDQPQPQQQQVPVRWREYAFLGSGAGSNAVVGWTGPRPRLPYPRVDALHIRTYQAFLGAVEVYLGAARVPNLFHVRCMPVTTKQDRVFDKVFRAMRSDQDGMIVYRDGTLDDATFAAICSEHTPIEDVGYHVIPGNACSELRYLRHGKIHGGNCNEETCKGYPGYIDVVRLKDVIPRPCRNMWV